In Pseudomonas sp. P5_109, the genomic window GATCGACAGCTTGGAGGCCAGGGAGCGGGTTGGCTGTGGGTTGGGGTTGTCGGCGTCGGTCAGGGTCTTCCAGGCTTCGGCGTCGAACGGTGGCTCTTCGAGCTGGATCAGCTTGAAGCGGCCGAGCAACGGCGTGGGCGACCAATAGTAAAACAGCACCGGCTTGCCACGATGAATCGACGAACTGATTTCGGCATCCAGTGCCGCGCCCGAACCGCTGCGGAAATTCACGTAGCTGTCATCCAGCCCATAGGCCATGAGCTTCTGCTTGTTGACCACTTCCGAGGTCCAGCCGATGGGGCTGTTGAGGAAGCGTCCCTTGGTCGGGGCTTCCGGATCCTTGAACACGTCCTTGTATTTCGGCAGGTCGCTGACACTGCGCAGGTCCGGCGCCAGCGGCTTGATGCCCTTGGCCGGGTCGCCCTTGATCACATACTCCGGCACCCACCAGCCTTCGGTAGCGCCCTTGACCGTGTCGCCGAGGCTGACGACCTTGCCTTCGGCTTCCGCCTTGACCCACACGGGGCTGCGACCGGCCCACTCTTCGCCAATGACCTGGATGTCATTGTTGGCCAGCGCGGTTTCCAGGGTGATGGTGGTACCCGGCAAGGTATCGGTCGGCAGCCCGTAGCCCTTCTCGACAATGATGCGCAGGACATCGGTAATCAGGCTGCCACTTTCCCAGTTCAGGTCGGCGAAGTGGATCGGCGCCTGTGCGGCAAACACCGGGGCGGGTATCGCCAGCAAACCGAAAGTGGCCAGGACAGCGGCCAGCAACCGTCGAAATCCGTTCATGCTTTTGCACCTCGTGCTGTTCACAGCAATAGCAGGATGGCCTGGCAGTAGACCGCGAAGCCTCTGAATACTCAGTCCAATGACTGTAGTAGAGGTTCCTGCTTTCGAGGTGCGTGGATCAATTTTCGGAAGTTTCCTGCAAACGCATCAGCTCCCGCCTGACCATGCTGGCGTAAGGCGCCGGTTGCAGCTGGTAAAGCCGTGACGCCACCCAATTCAGCCAGGCTCCCTGCAGAATGGTCTTCTGCTCGAACAGCTGCCGCGCTTCGTCTTGAGCGCTGGCCAGGTTATG contains:
- a CDS encoding ABC transporter substrate-binding protein — encoded protein: MNGFRRLLAAVLATFGLLAIPAPVFAAQAPIHFADLNWESGSLITDVLRIIVEKGYGLPTDTLPGTTITLETALANNDIQVIGEEWAGRSPVWVKAEAEGKVVSLGDTVKGATEGWWVPEYVIKGDPAKGIKPLAPDLRSVSDLPKYKDVFKDPEAPTKGRFLNSPIGWTSEVVNKQKLMAYGLDDSYVNFRSGSGAALDAEISSSIHRGKPVLFYYWSPTPLLGRFKLIQLEEPPFDAEAWKTLTDADNPNPQPTRSLASKLSIGVSTPFQKQYPQIAEFFAKVEFPIDPLNKALAEMSEKHTPPRQAAEAFMKAHPDVWRAWLPKDVADKVSVGM